From Vigna unguiculata cultivar IT97K-499-35 chromosome 5, ASM411807v1, whole genome shotgun sequence, the proteins below share one genomic window:
- the LOC114184315 gene encoding receptor-like protein EIX2, whose product MNESTMDCYTSKISVLLLLLLSAMVLHKGKCSTHSCNGKDQSALLIFKHHVIDPFNYFSSWSDEKHCCAWKGVWCSNVTGRVTTLDLSNQYLEGEINLSLLQIEFLTYLNLSCNRFSAISLRNSEYQSLAIPSNAYANFSSLKYLDLSFNEDLQLDNLQWLSHLSSLKCLNLSAINLQSQTNWLQTMAMLPFLLELRLSMCRLKNINPSVMFVNFTSLATLDLSQNNFYSDLPYWLFNVSSDISHIDLSSNGLRGQIPKALLNLRKLKSLRLDDNALTGPIPDWLGKHQHLQNLNLTENLFNGSFPSSLGNLSSLTQFGVSSDSLSGNLPNSIGQLFNLRSLYIGGSLSGVLSEKHFSKLFNLESLVLLSAFSFDLDPNWIPPFQLREIDLRNTILGPTFPEWLYTQRTLETLDVSSSGISSINADRFWVLLANVRSIRLSKNKISADLSNVTLNSEYIIMNNNNFTGGLPLVSTNVFYLDLSYNFLSGPISHLLCSKLGREMNALYYLDVSHNLLTGGIPDCGENCRALALLKINNNKLGDETPSSMDLLNEGIGMDLNNNNLSGNSLEISNFKSLEYLNLAENKFSGVVPSKIPKSIQGLILRGNEFSGNIPAELCSLPSLRLLDLSQNKLSGSIPSCILNNSLLDGAGTIEYHLEFSFELFLRGREVVFQGGWVLGMLDLSTNNLSGEIPPQLFNLTQLSALNLSRNHLVGKISSNIGGMTNLEWLDLSNNHLSGEIPSSISNLSFLSSFNLSYNHFTGEIPLGGQLQSFDSWSYVGNPELCGPPLLTKNCSEEVNHEEAQQDGSNDSLNESFYIGIGVGYVAGFCGFWHSLLLSRAWRRIYFQFLDNIIDWLYVFVALKLNKFCELRASSR is encoded by the coding sequence ATGAATGAATCAACAATGGATTGCTACACCTCGAAAATTTCAGTTCTTCTGCTACTCTTGCTATCTGCAATGGTACTGCACAAAGGCAAGTGTAGCACGCACAGTTGCAATGGAAAAGATCAATCTGCCCTGTTAATCTTCAAACATCATGTGATAGACCCTTTCAACTACTTCTCCTCTTGGTCTGATGAAAAACATTGTTGTGCATGGAAAGGAGTCTGGTGTAGTAATGTGACTGGCAGAGTTACAACACTTGATCTCAGCAACCAATATTTGGAAGGTGAAATCAACCTATCTCTGCTTCAAATTGAATTCTTGACTTACTTGAACTTGAGTTGCAATAGGTTTTCAGCTATAAGTCTTAGAAACTCAGAATACCAATCACTAGCCATACCTTCTAATGCTTATGCTAACTTCTCTAGTCTCAAGTACCTGGACTTGTCCTTTAATGAAGATCTTCAGTTGGATAATCTTCAATGGCTTTCTCATCTTTCTTCATTGAAATGCCTCAATCTTAGTGCAATTAATCTTCAAAGTCAAACAAACTGGCTTCAAACCATGGCCATGCTTCCTTTTCTTTTGGAGTTGAGATTGTCAATGTGTCGTCTAAAAAATATCAACCCTTCTGTCATGTTCGTGAATTTTACTTCACTAGCCACTCTTGACCTGTCTCAGAACAATTTCTACTCCGATTTGCCTTATTGGTTGTTTAATGTTAGTAGTGATATCTCTCATATTGACCTTAGCTCCAATGGTTTGAGGGGCCAAATACCCAAGGCTTTGTTAAATCTTAGAAAGCTTAAATCTTTAAGATTAGATGACAATGCACTAACGGGACCTATTCCAGATTGGTTAGGGAAGCATCAACATCTGCAGAATCTTAATCTAACTGAGAATCTGTTTAATGGTTCCTTTCCTTCAAGTCTTGGAAATCTCTCATCCTTGACACAATTTGGAGTTAGCTCTGATTCATTGAGTGGTAATCTTCCAAACAGCATCGGCCAGCTCTTTAACTTAAGGAGTTTATACATCGGAGGATCTCTGTCAGGAGTTCTATCCGAAAAGCATTTTTCCAAACTCTTCAATTtagaatcacttgtcttgcttTCAGCTTTTTCATTTGATTTGGATCCCAACTGGATTCCTCCTTTTCAGCTCCGTGAAATTGACCTGAGAAACACAATTCTAGGTCCAACTTTTCCAGAATGGCTATACACACAGAGAACACTAGAAACTCTGGATGTTTCATCCTCAGGAATATCATCCATAAACGCAGACAGGTTTTGGGTCCTTTTAGCCAATGTCAGATCAATCAGATTGTCCAAGAACAAAATTAGTGCTGATTTATCAAATGTCACTCTAAATTCTGAATACATAATCATGAACAACAATAATTTCACAGGAGGGCTACCACTCGTATCTACAAATGTCTTCTACTTAGATCTATCTTACAATTTCCTGTCTGGACCCATTTCCCATTTATTGTGCTCCAAATTGGGAAGGGAAATGAATGCATTATATTACCTGGATGTATCACATAATCTTTTGACTGGAGGAATTCCTGACTGTGGGGAAAATTGTAGAGCTTTGGCTTTACTAAAGATTAACAACAATAAATTAGGTGATGAAACTCCTTCATCAATGGATTTGTTAAATGAAGGTATTGGAATGGATTTAAACAATAACAACTTGTCTGGTAATTCACTggaaatttcaaactttaagTCCTTGGAATACTTGAACCTTGCAGAAAACAAATTTTCTGGGGTTGTACCATCAAAGATTCCAAAGAGCATTCAAGGGTTGATATTGAGAGGCAATGAATTTAGCGGCAATATTCCAGCAGAATTATGCAGTTTACCTTCCCTAAGACTACTAGATCTTTCACAAAATAAACTTTCTGGGTCTATTCCTTCTTGTATACTCAATAACAGTCTCTTGGATGGTGCTGGAACAATAGAATATCATCTTGAATTtagttttgaattatttttgagAGGTAGAGAGGTGGTGTTTCAAGGTGGTTGGGTACTTGGAATGCTTGACCTTTCAACAAACAACTTGTCTGGAGAAATCCCACCACAACTTTTTAACCTCACTCAGTTGTCCGCTTTGAACTTGTCCAGAAATCATTTGGTGGGAAAGATATCAAGCAATATCGGTGGCATGACAAATTTGGAGTGGCTTGATCTCTCCAACAATCATCTTTCAGGGGAAATTCCTTCATCCATCTCCAACTTGAGTTTCTTAAGTTCGTTCAATCTATCATACAACCATTTCACTGGAGAAATCCCATTAGGGGGACAGCTTCAATCGTTCGATTCATGGAGCTATGTTGGAAATCCTGAACTTTGTGGACCTCCTCTTCTAACAAAGAATTGCTCTGAGGAAGTAAATCATGAAGAGGCACAGCAAGATGGATCAAACGATTCCCTAAACGAGTCGTTCTATATTGGGATTGGAGTTGGATATGTTGCTGGCTTTTGCGGATTTTGGCATTCTTTGCTCCTCAGTAGAGCATGGAGACGCATTTATTTTCAGTTCCTGGATAATATTATAGACTGGCTTTATGTGTTTGTAGCTCTTAAGTTGAATAAGTTCTGTGAGTTACGAGCAAGTTCAAGGTGA